The following coding sequences are from one Pseudomonas mendocina window:
- a CDS encoding acyl-CoA dehydrogenase C-terminal domain-containing protein — MADYKAPLRDMRFVLNEVFEVSKLWAELPALAEVVDADTASAILEEAGKVTAGSIAPLNRSGDEEGCSWDNGAVKTPAGFPEAYQTYAEGGWVGVGGSPEFGGMGMPKVIGAQVEEMVNSANLSFGLYPMLTAGACLSILNHASEKLKAQYLPNMYAGVWAGSMCLTEPHAGTDLGIIRTKAEPQADGSYKISGTKIFITGGEHDLTENIIHLVLAKLPDAPAGPKGISLFIVPKVMVNADGSLGENNSLGCGSIEHKMGIKASATCVMNFDGATGYLVGEVNKGLNAMFTMMNYERLGVGIQGLALGERSYQSAIEYARERIQSRAPTGPVAKDKAADPIIVHPDVRRMLLTMKALNEGGRAFSSYVAMQLDTAKYSEDKATAKRADELVALLTPVAKAFLTDMALETTVHGQQIFGGHGFIREWGQEQLVRDCRITQIYEGTNGIQSLDLMGRKIVGSGGSFYAHLADEIKAFIASADSSLGEFTRPLAAAVQNLDELTAWVLDRAKGNPNEIGAASVEYLHVFGYTAYAYMWALMARAAQGKEGQDEFYASKLGTARFYFARLLPRIHSLSASVKAGSESLYLLNAEQF, encoded by the coding sequence ATGGCCGATTACAAAGCCCCCCTGCGCGACATGCGCTTCGTGCTCAATGAAGTATTCGAAGTCTCCAAGCTCTGGGCCGAGTTGCCGGCCCTGGCCGAAGTGGTGGATGCCGATACCGCCAGCGCCATCCTGGAAGAAGCTGGCAAGGTCACCGCGGGCAGCATCGCTCCGTTGAACCGTAGTGGCGACGAGGAAGGCTGCTCCTGGGACAACGGCGCGGTGAAAACCCCGGCCGGTTTCCCCGAGGCCTACCAGACCTATGCCGAAGGTGGCTGGGTCGGTGTGGGTGGCTCGCCCGAGTTCGGCGGCATGGGCATGCCCAAGGTGATCGGCGCCCAGGTCGAGGAGATGGTCAACTCGGCCAACCTGTCTTTCGGCCTGTACCCGATGCTGACTGCCGGTGCCTGCCTGTCGATCCTCAATCACGCCAGCGAAAAGCTGAAGGCGCAGTACCTGCCGAACATGTACGCCGGTGTCTGGGCCGGTTCCATGTGCCTGACCGAGCCGCACGCCGGTACCGACCTGGGCATCATCCGCACCAAGGCCGAACCTCAGGCCGATGGCAGCTACAAGATCAGCGGTACCAAGATCTTCATCACCGGCGGTGAGCACGACCTGACCGAGAACATCATCCATCTGGTGCTGGCCAAGCTGCCGGACGCACCGGCTGGCCCGAAAGGCATCTCGTTGTTCATCGTGCCGAAAGTGATGGTCAATGCCGACGGTTCACTGGGCGAGAACAACTCGCTGGGTTGCGGCTCCATCGAGCACAAGATGGGCATCAAGGCTTCGGCCACCTGCGTGATGAACTTCGACGGTGCCACCGGTTATCTGGTTGGCGAGGTGAACAAGGGGCTCAATGCCATGTTCACCATGATGAACTACGAGCGCCTGGGCGTCGGCATCCAGGGCCTGGCTCTGGGTGAGCGCAGCTACCAGAGCGCCATCGAATACGCCCGCGAGCGTATCCAGAGCCGCGCGCCGACCGGCCCGGTGGCCAAGGACAAGGCGGCTGACCCGATCATCGTGCATCCGGACGTGCGCCGCATGCTGCTGACCATGAAGGCTTTGAACGAGGGCGGCCGTGCCTTCTCCAGCTACGTCGCCATGCAGCTCGATACCGCCAAGTACAGCGAGGACAAGGCAACCGCCAAGCGCGCCGACGAGCTGGTGGCGCTGCTGACTCCGGTGGCCAAGGCCTTCCTCACCGACATGGCGCTGGAAACCACCGTGCACGGCCAGCAGATCTTCGGCGGCCACGGCTTCATTCGCGAGTGGGGTCAGGAACAACTTGTTCGGGATTGCCGTATCACCCAGATCTACGAAGGCACCAACGGCATCCAGTCGCTGGATCTGATGGGTCGCAAGATCGTCGGTAGTGGTGGCAGCTTCTACGCACACCTGGCTGACGAGATCAAAGCCTTCATCGCTTCGGCCGATTCCAGTCTCGGTGAGTTCACCAGGCCGCTGGCCGCCGCCGTGCAGAACCTCGACGAGCTGACCGCCTGGGTGCTGGATCGTGCCAAGGGCAACCCCAACGAAATTGGGGCCGCGTCGGTGGAGTACCTGCACGTGTTCGGCTATACCGCCTACGCCTACATGTGGGCGTTGATGGCGCGTGCAGCCCAGGGGAAGGAAGGTCAGGACGAGTTTTACGCCAGCAAGTTGGGCACTGCGCGCTTCTACTTCGCTCGCCTGTTGCCACGCATTCACTCGCTGAGTGCCTCGGTCAAGGCTGGCAGTGAAAGCCTATACCTGCTGAACGCTGAGCAGTTCTAA
- a CDS encoding OprD family porin: protein MSLSRKSLLALAISAATASPLALALASQAESQGFIEDSHLSFLARNMYWHHDYHTYKNSPQWDADRREWGQGLRLDYTSGYTQGTVGFGIDASAYGLIKLDGGRGHAGTAGVLVPDGEGAADTAGSVGANVKMRISNTELKYGNNLRPYNPVFAAADARLVPGTATGLWLTSNEFSKANFEAAHLTAAKDFNSTNSDDDFWAAYAGVSTDTVDFVGGNFTITDNLTASLYGSEYTDIWRQYYGNLNYTFPISDDQKLNFDFNIYQTDDDGKKKAGKIDTTAYSLAAAYTLGAHTFKLTYQEIDGDQPFDYLGLGPGTFHDSIYLANSSQLVDFNGPNEKSYGAFYNLDFASYGIPGLSFGIRYIKGTDIDGSKLAGSGSAYAGLYAGADGEEHWERDVDIKYVVQSGPAKNLATRVRWATHRISGAAGWDGDADQVRVIFEYPYEIF from the coding sequence ATGTCATTGAGCAGAAAATCACTACTGGCCCTGGCCATCAGCGCCGCAACGGCCTCGCCATTGGCACTGGCACTGGCCAGCCAAGCCGAAAGCCAGGGTTTCATAGAAGACAGCCATCTGAGCTTTCTGGCACGCAACATGTATTGGCACCATGACTACCACACCTACAAAAACAGCCCGCAGTGGGATGCCGACCGTCGCGAGTGGGGTCAGGGCCTGCGTCTGGACTACACCTCGGGTTACACCCAGGGCACTGTCGGCTTCGGCATCGATGCCAGTGCTTATGGATTGATAAAACTCGACGGCGGGCGCGGTCACGCGGGCACTGCCGGGGTTCTGGTTCCCGATGGCGAGGGGGCTGCCGACACCGCGGGCTCGGTGGGTGCCAACGTCAAAATGCGCATCTCCAACACCGAGCTGAAATACGGCAACAATCTGCGACCGTACAACCCGGTATTTGCTGCCGCCGATGCACGCCTGGTGCCCGGCACCGCGACCGGTCTCTGGCTGACCAGCAACGAATTCTCGAAGGCCAACTTCGAGGCCGCTCACCTGACCGCCGCCAAGGACTTCAACAGCACCAACAGCGACGATGATTTCTGGGCCGCCTATGCGGGCGTGAGCACCGACACCGTCGACTTCGTCGGTGGCAACTTCACCATCACCGACAACCTGACGGCCAGCCTTTACGGCTCCGAGTACACGGACATCTGGCGCCAGTATTACGGTAACCTCAACTACACCTTCCCGATCAGCGACGACCAGAAGTTGAACTTCGACTTCAACATCTATCAGACCGATGATGACGGCAAGAAGAAAGCGGGCAAGATCGACACCACCGCCTACTCGCTAGCCGCGGCCTATACCCTCGGCGCGCACACCTTCAAGCTGACCTACCAGGAGATCGACGGCGACCAGCCATTCGATTACCTCGGCCTCGGCCCAGGCACCTTCCACGACTCCATCTACCTGGCCAACTCCTCGCAGTTGGTGGACTTCAACGGCCCGAACGAGAAGTCTTACGGGGCGTTCTACAACCTCGACTTCGCCAGTTACGGCATTCCCGGCCTGTCCTTTGGCATTCGCTACATCAAAGGCACCGACATCGATGGCAGCAAACTGGCCGGTAGTGGCAGTGCCTATGCAGGGCTCTACGCTGGCGCCGATGGCGAAGAGCACTGGGAGCGCGACGTCGACATCAAGTATGTGGTGCAGAGCGGCCCGGCCAAGAACCTTGCCACCCGTGTACGCTGGGCGACCCACCGTATCTCTGGCGCGGCCGGCTGGGACGGCGACGCCGATCAGGTACGGGTGATTTTCGAGTACCCCTACGAAATTTTCTGA
- the hutI gene encoding imidazolonepropionase codes for MSTESMPRQIWRDMQVFDGLELLDEAMTVLVADGRIAGLWPAREFDEAHAQGAVEAGRGGVMTPGLVDCHTHLVYAGNRAGEFEQRLEGASYEEIARAGGGILSSVRATRAASEDELIAVSLPRLDALLADGVTTVEIKSGYGLTVADELKMLRVARRLGELRPVRVITTLLGAHALPPEYAGRADDYVSLVCDEMIPAAAAEGLADAVDVFCEGIGFSPAQCERIYRAAKVHGLAIKAHAEQLSNLGGSALAARYGALSADHVEYLDEAGVRAMAEAGTVAVLLPGAFQVLRETQLPPIDLLRQYGVPMAVASDANPGTSPICLPTLMAHLACTLFRLTPSEALAGMTANGARALGLPELGRIAVDAPADLCVWDIQQPAELAYAVQAGRLRQRVFNGAISHDR; via the coding sequence ATGTCGACTGAGTCGATGCCCAGGCAGATCTGGCGCGATATGCAGGTCTTCGATGGTCTGGAATTGCTAGACGAAGCGATGACCGTGCTGGTAGCCGATGGGCGCATCGCCGGGCTGTGGCCGGCGCGTGAGTTCGATGAAGCACATGCCCAGGGCGCAGTCGAAGCTGGGCGAGGTGGAGTGATGACCCCCGGCCTGGTCGATTGCCATACCCACCTGGTGTATGCCGGGAATCGTGCCGGCGAATTCGAGCAGCGCCTGGAAGGGGCGAGCTACGAGGAAATCGCTCGCGCCGGTGGTGGCATCCTCAGCAGCGTACGCGCCACTCGCGCGGCCAGCGAAGACGAACTGATCGCTGTCAGCTTGCCGCGTCTCGATGCGCTGCTGGCCGATGGTGTGACTACTGTCGAGATCAAGTCCGGCTACGGCCTGACGGTAGCCGATGAACTGAAGATGCTGCGCGTGGCGCGCCGGCTCGGCGAACTGCGTCCTGTGCGTGTGATCACCACGCTGCTTGGCGCCCATGCCTTGCCGCCGGAATATGCCGGTCGCGCCGACGACTACGTGAGCCTGGTCTGCGACGAGATGATTCCGGCCGCCGCTGCCGAGGGCCTGGCCGATGCGGTGGACGTGTTCTGCGAGGGCATCGGTTTTTCCCCGGCACAATGTGAGCGCATCTATCGAGCGGCCAAGGTGCACGGTCTGGCGATCAAGGCCCATGCCGAGCAGCTGTCCAACCTTGGGGGTAGCGCTCTGGCTGCACGCTATGGCGCGCTGTCCGCCGACCATGTCGAATACCTCGACGAAGCTGGTGTGCGCGCCATGGCCGAAGCCGGCACTGTCGCCGTGCTGCTGCCTGGGGCTTTTCAGGTATTGCGCGAAACCCAGTTGCCGCCCATCGATCTGCTGCGCCAATACGGTGTACCCATGGCGGTGGCCAGCGATGCCAACCCCGGCACTTCGCCAATCTGCCTGCCGACGTTGATGGCGCACCTGGCTTGCACACTATTTCGTCTCACTCCGAGCGAGGCGCTGGCCGGCATGACCGCAAACGGCGCCCGCGCACTTGGCCTACCCGAGCTGGGGCGTATCGCTGTCGATGCACCCGCTGATCTCTGCGTCTGGGACATCCAGCAACCGGCCGAACTGGCCTATGCAGTGCAGGCCGGGCGCCTGCGCCAGCGTGTGTTCAATGGAGCCATCAGCCATGACCGTTGA
- the hutG gene encoding formimidoylglutamase, translating to MTVDRHSMEAWRGRVDPEADSTRWHQRIQTLVEGSEPGLALLGFACDEGVRRNHGRVGAAGGPLALRKALANLAWHRLAPAYDVGDVCCEDGDLEAAQARLGRKVCALLDAGHLPLVLGGGHEVAFGSWSGLAEHLSRKAVPRIGIVNFDAHFDLRDPAHVHSSGTPFAQIAEQSAARGWPFRYACLGVSRASNTRALFARAAELNVLVHEDHEIRESTLDAIGAELDAFAADCDALYLTIDIDVLPACEAPGVSAPAARGVRLELLEPLLERLKASGKLRLIDFAELNPEYDIDNRTAKAAARLIHLLSL from the coding sequence ATGACCGTTGATCGTCATTCGATGGAGGCCTGGAGGGGGCGCGTTGATCCCGAAGCGGATAGCACCCGCTGGCATCAGCGTATCCAGACGCTGGTCGAGGGCAGCGAGCCTGGCCTGGCGTTGTTGGGTTTTGCTTGCGATGAAGGCGTGCGCCGCAATCATGGGCGGGTGGGGGCTGCGGGCGGTCCATTGGCGCTGCGCAAGGCACTGGCCAATCTGGCCTGGCACCGCCTGGCGCCGGCTTATGACGTTGGCGACGTCTGCTGCGAGGATGGCGACTTGGAGGCGGCGCAGGCGCGCCTTGGCCGCAAGGTCTGCGCGCTGCTGGACGCCGGCCACTTGCCGCTGGTGCTCGGCGGCGGGCACGAGGTGGCGTTCGGCAGTTGGTCAGGCCTGGCTGAGCATCTGAGTCGGAAGGCCGTCCCACGAATCGGCATCGTCAACTTCGACGCGCATTTCGACCTGCGCGACCCGGCCCATGTGCACTCCTCCGGTACGCCGTTTGCGCAGATCGCCGAGCAGAGTGCGGCGCGTGGCTGGCCGTTCCGCTACGCCTGCCTGGGCGTCAGCCGCGCCAGCAATACCCGTGCGTTATTTGCCCGCGCCGCCGAACTGAACGTGCTGGTGCATGAGGATCACGAGATTCGCGAGTCGACCCTCGATGCTATCGGCGCCGAGCTCGACGCCTTCGCTGCCGACTGCGATGCGCTCTACCTGACCATCGATATCGATGTGTTGCCCGCCTGCGAAGCGCCTGGTGTCAGCGCCCCGGCCGCGCGTGGCGTGCGTCTGGAGTTGCTTGAGCCACTGCTCGAACGACTCAAGGCCAGCGGCAAGCTGCGTCTGATCGACTTCGCCGAGCTCAACCCCGAATACGACATCGACAACCGCACCGCCAAGGCGGCAGCGCGCCTGATCCATCTGCTCAGCCTCTGA
- the hutU gene encoding urocanate hydratase — MTTGYRDIEVRAPRGTQLNAKSWLTEAPLRMLMNNLDPDVAENPKELVVYGGIGRAARNWECFDKIVETLKQLNDDETLLVQSGKPVGVFRTHKDAPRVLIANSNLVPHWASWEHFNELDAKGLAMYGQMTAGSWIYIGSQGIVQGTYETFVEAGRQHYGGNLKGRWVLTAGLGGMGGAQPLAATLAGACSLNIECQQSRIDFRLRSRYVDEQAADLDDALARIAKYTGEGQAISIALLGNAAEILPELVRRGVRPDMVTDQTSAHDPLNGYLPIGWSWEQYRDRAQTDPQAVVKAAKQSMAVHVQAMLDFQKSGVPTFDYGNNIRQMAKEEGVSNAFDFPGFVPAYIRPLFCRGVGPFRWAALSGNPEDIYKTDAKVKELIADDAHLHRWLDMARERIAFQGLPARICWVGLGQRAKLGLAFNEMVRSGELSAPIVIGRDHLDSGSVASPNRETEAMMDGSDAVSDWPLLNALLNTASGATWVSLHHGGGVGMGFSQHSGVVIVCDGTDEAAARIARVLTNDPATGVMRHADAGYPIAIDCAREQGLNLPMIG; from the coding sequence GTGACCACAGGCTATCGCGACATCGAAGTCCGCGCCCCGCGCGGCACTCAGCTCAACGCCAAGAGTTGGCTGACCGAGGCGCCGCTGCGCATGCTGATGAACAACCTCGACCCGGACGTGGCCGAGAACCCCAAGGAGCTGGTGGTCTATGGCGGCATCGGCCGGGCCGCACGCAACTGGGAGTGTTTCGACAAGATCGTCGAGACGCTCAAGCAGCTCAACGACGACGAGACTCTGCTGGTTCAGTCCGGCAAGCCGGTCGGTGTATTTCGCACCCACAAGGATGCACCGCGCGTACTGATCGCCAACTCCAACCTGGTGCCGCACTGGGCCAGTTGGGAACACTTCAACGAACTGGATGCCAAGGGGCTGGCCATGTACGGCCAGATGACCGCCGGCAGCTGGATCTACATCGGCAGCCAGGGCATCGTCCAGGGCACCTACGAAACCTTCGTCGAGGCCGGCCGCCAGCACTACGGTGGCAACCTCAAGGGCCGCTGGGTGCTGACCGCAGGCCTGGGTGGCATGGGCGGCGCCCAGCCACTGGCCGCGACCCTGGCCGGTGCCTGTTCGCTGAATATCGAGTGCCAGCAGTCGCGCATCGACTTCCGTCTGCGCAGCCGTTACGTCGATGAGCAGGCCGCCGACCTCGACGATGCGCTGGCGCGTATCGCCAAGTACACCGGCGAAGGCCAGGCCATTTCCATCGCCCTGCTGGGCAACGCCGCCGAGATACTGCCGGAACTGGTACGCCGTGGCGTGCGCCCGGACATGGTCACCGACCAGACCAGCGCCCACGACCCGCTCAACGGCTATCTGCCAATTGGCTGGAGCTGGGAGCAGTACCGCGACCGCGCGCAGACCGACCCGCAAGCGGTGGTCAAGGCCGCCAAACAGTCGATGGCGGTGCACGTGCAGGCCATGCTCGATTTCCAGAAGAGCGGCGTACCGACCTTCGACTACGGCAACAACATCCGCCAGATGGCCAAGGAAGAGGGCGTGAGCAACGCCTTCGACTTCCCCGGTTTCGTCCCGGCCTATATTCGCCCGCTGTTCTGCCGTGGTGTCGGCCCGTTCCGCTGGGCGGCGTTGTCCGGTAATCCTGAAGACATCTACAAGACCGACGCCAAGGTCAAGGAGCTGATCGCAGATGATGCCCACCTGCACCGCTGGCTGGACATGGCCCGTGAACGCATCGCTTTCCAGGGCTTGCCGGCGCGAATCTGCTGGGTCGGCCTGGGCCAGCGCGCCAAGCTCGGCCTGGCGTTCAACGAGATGGTACGTTCGGGAGAGCTGAGCGCGCCTATCGTCATCGGCCGTGATCACCTCGACTCCGGTTCGGTGGCCAGCCCCAACCGCGAGACCGAAGCGATGATGGACGGCTCCGATGCTGTGTCCGACTGGCCGCTACTCAATGCCCTGCTCAATACCGCCAGTGGCGCTACCTGGGTATCCCTGCATCATGGCGGTGGTGTGGGCATGGGCTTTTCCCAGCACTCCGGCGTGGTGATCGTCTGTGACGGTACTGACGAAGCGGCGGCACGTATCGCTCGCGTGCTGACCAACGATCCGGCGACTGGTGTCATGCGTCACGCTGATGCTGGTTACCCGATCGCCATCGATTGCGCCCGTGAGCAGGGCCTGAATCTGCCGATGATCGGCTGA
- the hutH gene encoding histidine ammonia-lyase, which translates to MNTLNLKPGQLTLADLRAVYQAPVHLTLDASAYPAIEASVACVEAIIAEGRTAYGINTGFGLLASTRIASHDLEKLQRSLVLSHAAGIGEALDDAMVRLIMLLKINSLARGFSGIRRKVVEALIALVNAEVYPHIPLKGSVGASGDLAPLAHMSLVLLGESQARHDGQWLPASEALAIAGLEPMTLAAKEGLALLNGTQVSTAYALRGLFEGEDLYAAASVCGALSVEALLGSRSPFDARIHAARGQRGQIDAAAAYRHLLGDSSEIGRSHAACDKVQDPYSLRCQPQVMGACLTQLRQAAEVLGVEANAVSDNPLVFAAEGEVISGGNFHAEPVAMAADNIALAIAEIGSLSERRISLMMDKHMSQLPPFLVANGGVNSGFMIAQVTAAALASDNKALAHPHSVDSLPTSANQEDHVSMAPNAGKRLWDMAENTRGVLAVEWLGACQGLDFREGLKSTPALEQARQALRAKVPYYVEDRFFAPDIAAANALLAERVLTPLLPVGMLPSVG; encoded by the coding sequence ATGAACACGCTGAACCTGAAGCCCGGCCAACTGACCCTTGCCGACCTGCGCGCCGTCTACCAGGCGCCCGTGCATCTGACTCTGGATGCCAGCGCTTACCCGGCCATCGAGGCCAGCGTTGCCTGCGTCGAAGCGATCATCGCCGAAGGCCGTACGGCCTACGGTATCAACACTGGCTTCGGCCTGCTGGCCTCGACCCGCATTGCCAGCCATGACCTGGAAAAGCTGCAGCGTTCACTGGTGCTGTCGCACGCGGCCGGCATTGGCGAGGCGCTGGATGACGCCATGGTGCGGCTGATCATGCTGCTGAAGATCAACAGCCTGGCGCGCGGTTTCTCCGGTATCCGCCGCAAGGTGGTCGAGGCGCTGATCGCCCTGGTCAATGCCGAGGTCTATCCACATATCCCACTCAAGGGGTCTGTCGGCGCTTCTGGCGACCTGGCGCCGCTGGCGCATATGTCGCTGGTTCTGCTTGGGGAAAGTCAGGCGCGTCATGACGGCCAGTGGTTGCCGGCCAGCGAGGCGCTGGCCATCGCCGGTCTGGAGCCGATGACCCTGGCCGCCAAGGAAGGCCTGGCTCTGCTCAATGGCACCCAGGTGTCCACCGCCTACGCGCTGCGCGGTCTGTTCGAGGGCGAAGATCTGTACGCTGCTGCCAGCGTCTGTGGCGCGCTGAGCGTCGAGGCGCTGTTGGGTTCGCGCTCGCCATTCGATGCGCGTATTCATGCCGCTCGTGGTCAGCGCGGGCAGATCGATGCCGCTGCGGCCTATCGCCATCTGCTCGGTGATAGCAGCGAGATCGGCCGTTCCCACGCGGCTTGTGACAAGGTGCAGGATCCGTATTCGCTGCGCTGCCAGCCGCAGGTCATGGGCGCTTGCCTGACCCAGCTGCGCCAGGCCGCCGAGGTGCTCGGCGTCGAGGCCAATGCGGTGTCGGATAACCCGCTGGTGTTCGCTGCCGAAGGCGAGGTGATTTCCGGTGGCAACTTCCACGCCGAGCCGGTGGCCATGGCTGCCGACAATATCGCCCTGGCCATCGCCGAGATCGGCTCGCTGTCCGAGCGCCGCATCTCCCTGATGATGGACAAGCACATGTCGCAACTGCCGCCGTTCCTGGTGGCCAATGGTGGGGTCAATTCCGGCTTCATGATTGCCCAGGTCACCGCCGCTGCACTGGCCAGCGACAACAAGGCGCTGGCCCACCCGCATAGCGTCGACAGCCTGCCCACCTCGGCCAATCAGGAAGACCATGTGTCCATGGCGCCTAACGCCGGCAAGCGCCTGTGGGACATGGCCGAAAACACCCGTGGCGTCCTCGCCGTGGAATGGCTCGGCGCCTGCCAGGGCCTGGACTTCCGTGAGGGCCTGAAGAGCACTCCTGCATTGGAACAGGCGCGTCAGGCGTTGCGCGCCAAGGTGCCGTACTACGTCGAGGATCGCTTCTTCGCCCCGGACATCGCCGCAGCCAATGCATTGCTCGCCGAGCGTGTGCTGACCCCGCTGCTGCCGGTCGGCATGTTGCCGTCGGTGGGGTGA
- the hutC gene encoding histidine utilization repressor, which yields MTSTTPRYKAIEDFLLERIHGGVYPVNHQIPPEEQLARDFAVSRMTANKAIQNLVQKGYLVRQAGLGTFVTDRKAESPLHEVMNIASEVRGRGHVYGNRVVRCEAIAADDEVALRLGLRLGSEVFHSILVHLQDDLPIQLEDRFVNPRWVPHYLQSDFTRQTPNEVLVASCPISDVEHVVEAVLVDAQTAEHLQIDPAMPCLSVIRRTWSDDHLISYARLIHPGDRYKLRSLHKRRV from the coding sequence GTGACCAGCACCACCCCGCGCTACAAAGCCATCGAGGATTTTCTGCTCGAGCGCATCCATGGCGGCGTCTACCCGGTCAATCACCAGATTCCGCCCGAGGAACAACTGGCGCGTGACTTCGCCGTCAGTCGCATGACCGCCAACAAGGCAATCCAGAACCTGGTGCAGAAGGGCTATCTGGTACGCCAGGCCGGGCTCGGCACCTTCGTCACCGACCGCAAGGCCGAATCGCCCCTGCATGAAGTGATGAACATCGCCAGTGAAGTGCGCGGTCGCGGTCACGTCTATGGCAATCGCGTGGTGCGCTGCGAGGCCATCGCCGCCGATGACGAGGTGGCGCTGCGTTTGGGGCTGCGCCTGGGCTCGGAGGTGTTTCACAGCATCCTCGTGCATCTACAGGACGATCTGCCGATCCAGCTCGAGGATCGCTTCGTCAACCCGCGCTGGGTGCCGCATTATCTGCAAAGCGATTTCACCCGACAGACGCCCAACGAAGTATTGGTCGCCAGTTGCCCTATCTCGGATGTCGAGCATGTGGTCGAGGCCGTGCTGGTGGATGCGCAAACCGCCGAGCACCTGCAGATCGACCCGGCCATGCCCTGCCTGAGTGTGATCCGTCGTACCTGGTCGGACGATCATCTGATCAGCTACGCGCGGCTGATCCATCCCGGTGACCGCTACAAGCTGCGCTCGCTGCATAAACGCAGAGTGTAG
- a CDS encoding endonuclease: MRVVTLLLGCLATCISLLSLANGQNQLGDVKQAIEQAFWQDLYGNGGTTLYCGQTFQRESGTLIASPIYSSKQLKSALRCVTDRQCTIMNPRYPYIVADLHNYYPALARVELVRRNAQFADLADDVPSKFADIGCDMKTSFQLVEPRDEAKGNIARAIFYMHIEYGLPIVGLVPMYKAWHRMDPPDAEEKARNDKIEALQGTRNRFIDDPSLVDQLISD, from the coding sequence ATGCGCGTGGTCACACTGCTTCTCGGTTGCCTGGCAACCTGCATCAGCCTTCTTTCCCTCGCCAACGGCCAGAACCAGCTCGGCGACGTCAAACAGGCCATCGAACAGGCCTTCTGGCAGGATCTCTATGGTAATGGCGGTACGACCCTCTACTGTGGCCAGACCTTCCAGCGCGAGAGCGGCACCCTGATCGCCAGCCCCATATACAGCAGCAAGCAGCTCAAGAGCGCATTGCGCTGCGTCACTGACCGCCAGTGCACGATCATGAACCCGCGCTACCCCTACATCGTTGCGGATCTGCACAACTACTACCCGGCCCTGGCGCGCGTTGAGCTGGTACGGCGCAATGCACAGTTCGCCGACCTGGCCGACGACGTGCCGAGCAAGTTCGCCGATATCGGCTGCGACATGAAAACCAGCTTCCAGTTGGTGGAGCCGCGCGACGAAGCCAAGGGCAATATCGCCCGCGCCATCTTCTACATGCACATCGAATACGGCCTGCCCATCGTCGGCCTGGTGCCGATGTACAAGGCCTGGCACCGGATGGATCCGCCGGATGCCGAGGAGAAGGCGCGCAACGACAAGATCGAAGCGTTGCAGGGCACCCGCAATCGCTTTATCGACGACCCTTCGCTGGTGGATCAGCTGATCAGCGATTGA
- a CDS encoding alpha/beta fold hydrolase, whose product MNAPIRSETQPLLALDDYQLTATRYHAERPKAQLLIAGATGVPQGFYRRLAEHAAARGFDTMTLDYRGVGQSKPASLRGFDMDYLDWAHLDLAAAVDQHRHAERPLFMIGHSFGGHAFGLLPNHAEVSGFYTFGTGAGWHGWMPKTEQVRVLAMWRVIGPLITRYKGYLAWSKLGMGEDLPLGVYRQWKRWCRFPHYFFDDPQMVGLAERFANVKTPMVALNTLDDLWAPPASRDAFMAAYVNAPYQARTLDSQVEGLGTIGHMGYFRPAAQRLWDETLDWFEQLRVEQRAA is encoded by the coding sequence ATGAACGCGCCGATTCGCAGCGAAACCCAGCCTCTACTCGCCCTCGACGACTACCAACTCACCGCCACGCGCTATCACGCCGAGCGGCCCAAAGCACAGTTGCTGATCGCTGGCGCCACCGGCGTACCTCAAGGCTTCTACCGACGCTTAGCCGAACATGCCGCTGCTCGTGGTTTCGACACCATGACCCTGGACTACCGCGGCGTCGGTCAATCCAAACCGGCCAGCCTGCGCGGCTTCGACATGGACTATCTGGACTGGGCCCACCTCGATCTGGCAGCGGCGGTCGATCAACATCGGCATGCCGAACGCCCGTTATTCATGATCGGCCATTCGTTCGGCGGCCATGCCTTCGGCCTGCTGCCCAACCATGCAGAGGTGTCTGGTTTCTACACCTTCGGCACTGGCGCTGGCTGGCATGGCTGGATGCCCAAAACCGAGCAGGTGCGGGTACTTGCCATGTGGCGGGTGATCGGCCCGCTGATCACCCGTTACAAGGGCTACCTGGCCTGGAGCAAACTGGGCATGGGCGAGGATCTGCCGCTGGGCGTCTACAGGCAGTGGAAACGCTGGTGCCGCTTTCCACATTACTTCTTCGACGATCCGCAGATGGTAGGGCTGGCCGAGCGCTTCGCTAACGTGAAGACCCCGATGGTGGCGCTCAACACCCTGGATGATCTGTGGGCACCGCCCGCCTCACGCGATGCCTTCATGGCTGCCTACGTCAACGCACCCTACCAGGCGCGCACACTCGACTCGCAGGTCGAAGGCCTGGGCACTATTGGTCATATGGGTTATTTCCGCCCTGCGGCGCAGCGCCTGTGGGACGAGACGCTGGACTGGTTCGAGCAATTGCGCGTCGAGCAGCGAGCAGCTTGA